The proteins below come from a single Miscanthus floridulus cultivar M001 chromosome 1, ASM1932011v1, whole genome shotgun sequence genomic window:
- the LOC136542680 gene encoding histone-lysine N-methyltransferase EZ3 isoform X2, giving the protein MASLPKASDSSSQRSKRSDQGMMGRDAAAASAVPIHGNLTQLIRQIKSGRLAYIKEKLEANRKTLQRHSCALFDVAAAAEVASRGTDGGNALSQRAAEGQSRLAGSDLANGIEERDVVYMQEENLADGTLVLSSSGAAAQRTVVRFVKLPLVERIPPYTTWIFLDKNQRMADDQSVVGRRRIYYDPVGNEALICSDSDEEIPEPEEEKHFFTEGEDQLIWRATQEHGLNREVVNVLCQFIDATPSEIEERSEVLFEKNEKHSASSDKIESQLSLDKTMDAVLDSFDNLFCRRCLVFDCRLHGCSQNLVFPCEKQPYSLEPDENKKPCGHQCYLRWREGFQEMHDDGLGGCATYTMESGTASHKVDVNIMSESEDSNREKGNIRSMTLVGTSGSKIISSVSAEESTTPPSADTSETENVSSDLPPSSLRKHKISKHGPRYRERSPGKRQKVFTSDISFASNILNKLSIPEIRDTRQESRESGGDKLRIVDESTKKTSSKDICGESPTTTTDNVGRESNKVSSTKNLLEHTLSCWSALERDLYLKGIEIFGKNSCLIARNLLSGLKTCMEVANYMYNNGAAMAKRPLLNKSISGDFAETEQDYMEQDMVSRTRIYRRRGRNRKLKYTWKSAGHPTVRKRIGDGKQWYTQYNPCVCQQMCGKDCPCVENGTCCEKYCGCSKSCKNKFRGCHCAKSQCRSRQCPCFAANRECDPDVCRNCWVSCGDGSLGEPPARGDGYQCGNMKLLLKQQQRILLGRSDVAGWGAFIKNPVHKNDYLGEYTGELISHKEADKRGKIYDRANSSFLFDLNDQYVLDAYRKGDKLKFANHSSNPNCYAKVMLVAGDHRVGIYAKEHIEASEELFYDYRYGPDQAPAWARRPKGSKKDEASVSHHRAHKVAR; this is encoded by the exons ATGGCCTCGTTGCCGAAGGCCTCCGACTCCTCCTCCCAACGATCCAAG CGGTCGGATCAGGGGATGATGGGCAGGGACGCCGCTGCCGCCTCTGCTGTCCCGATCCACGGGAACCTGACGCAGCTGATACGCCAAATCAAATCGGGGCGCCTCGCGTACATCAAG GAGAAATTGGAGGCGAACAGGAAGACGCTGCAGAGGCACTCCTGCGCGCTGTTCGacgtggcagcggcggcggaggtggcgtCGAGGGGCACCGATGGCGGCAACGCGCTGTCGCAGCGCGCGGCGGAGGGACAGTCCAGGCTCGCTGGGTCAGACCTGGCAAACGGGATAGAGGAGAGGGACGTGGTGTACATGCAGGAGGAGAACCTGGCTGACGGGACGCTCGTGCTCTCCAGCTCGGGCGCTGCCGCGCAGCGGACAGTCGTGCGGTTCGTGAAGCTGCCGTTGGTTGAGAGGATCCCTCCGTACACCACTTGGATCTTCCTGGACAA AAACCAAAGAATGGCCGACGATCAGTCAGTTGTTGGTAGGAGAAGAATTTATTATGATCCAGTCGGAAACGAGGCTCTGATCTGCAGTGACAGTGATGAAGAAATCCCAGAACCAGAGGAAGAGAAACACTTTTTCACAGAGGGAGAAGATCAATTGATATG GAGAGCTACTCAAGAGCATGGGTTAAACCGAGAGGTTGTTAATGTCCTCTGCCAGTTTATTGATGCAACCCCATCAGAAATTGAG GAAAGATCTGAAGTTCTATTTGAGAAAAATGAGAAGCACTCTGCATCTTCAGATAAGATAGAGAGCCAACTTTCTCTGGACAAAACTATGGATGCCGTTCTGGATTCTTTTGATAATCTCTTCTGCCGCAGATGCTTG GTTTTTGATTGCCGCCTCCATGGTTGCTCACAGAATTTGGTATTCCCA TGTGAGAAGCAACCCTACAGCCTTGAGCCTGATGAAAACAAGAAGCCATGTGGTCATCAGTGCTACCTTCGA TGGAGAGAAGGATTTCAAGAGATGCATGATGATGGTCTTGGTGGCTGTGCAACATATACTATGGAATCAGGAACTGCCTCACACAAAGTTGATGTTAATATTATGTCTGAATCAGAAGATTCAAACCGAGAGAAAGGCAACATTAGATCCATGACACTAGTTGGAACCAGTGGATCAAAAATAATTTCTTCTGTTAGTGCTGAAGAAAGCACTACTCCGCCTTCAGCAGATACTTCTGAAACAGAGAATGTATCCTCTGATTTGCCTCCCAGTAGTTTAAGGAAACACAAGATTTCAAAACATGGACCTAGGTACAGGGAGCGTTCTCCTGGCAAAAGGCAGAAGGTTTTCACTTCTGACATTTCTTTTGCAAGCAATATACTGAATAAACTTTCCATCCCGGAGATTCGTGACACAAGACAAGAGTCTAGAGAATCTGGGGGTGATAAACTACGAATTGTTGACGAGTCCACTAAGAAGACTTCAAGCAAAGATATCTGTGGAGAAAGCccaactactactactgataATGTGGGAAGAGAGAGTAATAAAGTATCTTCAACAAAGAATTTATTGGAGCACACTCTTTCTTGTTGGAGTGCCTTAGAGCGAGATCTATACTTAAAGGGCATAGAGATATTTGGAAAGAACAG CTGTCTCATTGCCAGAAACTTACTATCTGGTCTGAAGACCTGCATGGAAGTGGCCAACTACATGTATAACAATGGTGCAGCGATGGCGAAGAGACCTCTCTTGAATAAATCCATCTCAGGCGACTTTGCAGAAACTGAACAAGACTACATG GAGCAAGACATGGTTTCCAGAACAAGAATCTATCGTCGGAGGGGCCGCAATCGAAAGCTGAAATATACTTGGAAGTCTGCAGGGCATCCAACTGTTAGAAAAAGAATTGGTGATGGGAAGCAATGGTACACACAATATAACCCATGTGTGTGCCAGCAAATGTGTGGTAAAGATTGCCCCTGTGTGGAAAATGGAACTTGCTGCGAAAAGTACTGTGG GTGTTCGAAGAGCTGCAAAAACAAGTTTAGAGGCTGTCATTGTGCAAAAAGTCAATGTAGAAGCAGACAGTGCCCCTGTTTTGCAGCCAATCGTGAATGTGATCCAGATGTTTGTAGGAATTGCTGGGTGAG CTGTGGAGATGGTTCACTAGGTGAGCCACCTGCGAGAGGTGATGGCTATCAGTGTGGAAATATGAAGCTCCTTTTGAAACAACAGCAAAGG ATTTTGTTAGGAAGATCTGATGTTGCAGGTTGGGGTGCATTCATTAAG AATCCTGTACATAAAAATGATTATCTTGGAGAATATACTGGTGAATTGATCTCTCACAAGGAAGCAGACAAACGCGGCAAAATTTATGACCGGGCAAACTCATCATTTCTGTTTGATTTAAATGACCAG TATGTATTGGATGCTTATCGCAAGGGGGACAAATTGAAGTTCGCAAATCACTCATCTAACCCCAACTGCTATGCAAAG GTGATGTTGGTGGCTGGCGACCATCGGGTTGGTATCTATGCGAAGGAGCATATTGAGGCTAGCGAGGAACTCTTTTATGATTATCGTTATGGGCCTGACCAGGCTCCAGCTTGGGCTAGGAGACCCAAGGGATCAAAGAAGGACGAAGCATCCGTCTCTCACCATAGAGCGCACAAAGTTGCTCGATAG
- the LOC136542680 gene encoding histone-lysine N-methyltransferase EZ3 isoform X3 — MASLPKASDSSSQRSKRSDQGMMGRDAAAASAVPIHGNLTQLIRQIKSGRLAYIKEKLEANRKTLQRHSCALFDVAAAAEVASRGTDGGNALSQRAAEGQSRLAGSDLANGIEERDVVYMQEENLADGTLVLSSSGAAAQRTVVRFVKLPLVERIPPYTTWIFLDKRATQEHGLNREVVNVLCQFIDATPSEIEERSEVLFEKNEKHSASSDKIESQLSLDKTMDAVLDSFDNLFCRRCLVFDCRLHGCSQNLVFPCEKQPYSLEPDENKKPCGHQCYLRFPQWREGFQEMHDDGLGGCATYTMESGTASHKVDVNIMSESEDSNREKGNIRSMTLVGTSGSKIISSVSAEESTTPPSADTSETENVSSDLPPSSLRKHKISKHGPRYRERSPGKRQKVFTSDISFASNILNKLSIPEIRDTRQESRESGGDKLRIVDESTKKTSSKDICGESPTTTTDNVGRESNKVSSTKNLLEHTLSCWSALERDLYLKGIEIFGKNSCLIARNLLSGLKTCMEVANYMYNNGAAMAKRPLLNKSISGDFAETEQDYMEQDMVSRTRIYRRRGRNRKLKYTWKSAGHPTVRKRIGDGKQWYTQYNPCVCQQMCGKDCPCVENGTCCEKYCGCSKSCKNKFRGCHCAKSQCRSRQCPCFAANRECDPDVCRNCWVSCGDGSLGEPPARGDGYQCGNMKLLLKQQQRILLGRSDVAGWGAFIKNPVHKNDYLGEYTGELISHKEADKRGKIYDRANSSFLFDLNDQYVLDAYRKGDKLKFANHSSNPNCYAKVMLVAGDHRVGIYAKEHIEASEELFYDYRYGPDQAPAWARRPKGSKKDEASVSHHRAHKVAR; from the exons ATGGCCTCGTTGCCGAAGGCCTCCGACTCCTCCTCCCAACGATCCAAG CGGTCGGATCAGGGGATGATGGGCAGGGACGCCGCTGCCGCCTCTGCTGTCCCGATCCACGGGAACCTGACGCAGCTGATACGCCAAATCAAATCGGGGCGCCTCGCGTACATCAAG GAGAAATTGGAGGCGAACAGGAAGACGCTGCAGAGGCACTCCTGCGCGCTGTTCGacgtggcagcggcggcggaggtggcgtCGAGGGGCACCGATGGCGGCAACGCGCTGTCGCAGCGCGCGGCGGAGGGACAGTCCAGGCTCGCTGGGTCAGACCTGGCAAACGGGATAGAGGAGAGGGACGTGGTGTACATGCAGGAGGAGAACCTGGCTGACGGGACGCTCGTGCTCTCCAGCTCGGGCGCTGCCGCGCAGCGGACAGTCGTGCGGTTCGTGAAGCTGCCGTTGGTTGAGAGGATCCCTCCGTACACCACTTGGATCTTCCTGGACAA GAGAGCTACTCAAGAGCATGGGTTAAACCGAGAGGTTGTTAATGTCCTCTGCCAGTTTATTGATGCAACCCCATCAGAAATTGAG GAAAGATCTGAAGTTCTATTTGAGAAAAATGAGAAGCACTCTGCATCTTCAGATAAGATAGAGAGCCAACTTTCTCTGGACAAAACTATGGATGCCGTTCTGGATTCTTTTGATAATCTCTTCTGCCGCAGATGCTTG GTTTTTGATTGCCGCCTCCATGGTTGCTCACAGAATTTGGTATTCCCA TGTGAGAAGCAACCCTACAGCCTTGAGCCTGATGAAAACAAGAAGCCATGTGGTCATCAGTGCTACCTTCGA TTTCCCCAGTGGAGAGAAGGATTTCAAGAGATGCATGATGATGGTCTTGGTGGCTGTGCAACATATACTATGGAATCAGGAACTGCCTCACACAAAGTTGATGTTAATATTATGTCTGAATCAGAAGATTCAAACCGAGAGAAAGGCAACATTAGATCCATGACACTAGTTGGAACCAGTGGATCAAAAATAATTTCTTCTGTTAGTGCTGAAGAAAGCACTACTCCGCCTTCAGCAGATACTTCTGAAACAGAGAATGTATCCTCTGATTTGCCTCCCAGTAGTTTAAGGAAACACAAGATTTCAAAACATGGACCTAGGTACAGGGAGCGTTCTCCTGGCAAAAGGCAGAAGGTTTTCACTTCTGACATTTCTTTTGCAAGCAATATACTGAATAAACTTTCCATCCCGGAGATTCGTGACACAAGACAAGAGTCTAGAGAATCTGGGGGTGATAAACTACGAATTGTTGACGAGTCCACTAAGAAGACTTCAAGCAAAGATATCTGTGGAGAAAGCccaactactactactgataATGTGGGAAGAGAGAGTAATAAAGTATCTTCAACAAAGAATTTATTGGAGCACACTCTTTCTTGTTGGAGTGCCTTAGAGCGAGATCTATACTTAAAGGGCATAGAGATATTTGGAAAGAACAG CTGTCTCATTGCCAGAAACTTACTATCTGGTCTGAAGACCTGCATGGAAGTGGCCAACTACATGTATAACAATGGTGCAGCGATGGCGAAGAGACCTCTCTTGAATAAATCCATCTCAGGCGACTTTGCAGAAACTGAACAAGACTACATG GAGCAAGACATGGTTTCCAGAACAAGAATCTATCGTCGGAGGGGCCGCAATCGAAAGCTGAAATATACTTGGAAGTCTGCAGGGCATCCAACTGTTAGAAAAAGAATTGGTGATGGGAAGCAATGGTACACACAATATAACCCATGTGTGTGCCAGCAAATGTGTGGTAAAGATTGCCCCTGTGTGGAAAATGGAACTTGCTGCGAAAAGTACTGTGG GTGTTCGAAGAGCTGCAAAAACAAGTTTAGAGGCTGTCATTGTGCAAAAAGTCAATGTAGAAGCAGACAGTGCCCCTGTTTTGCAGCCAATCGTGAATGTGATCCAGATGTTTGTAGGAATTGCTGGGTGAG CTGTGGAGATGGTTCACTAGGTGAGCCACCTGCGAGAGGTGATGGCTATCAGTGTGGAAATATGAAGCTCCTTTTGAAACAACAGCAAAGG ATTTTGTTAGGAAGATCTGATGTTGCAGGTTGGGGTGCATTCATTAAG AATCCTGTACATAAAAATGATTATCTTGGAGAATATACTGGTGAATTGATCTCTCACAAGGAAGCAGACAAACGCGGCAAAATTTATGACCGGGCAAACTCATCATTTCTGTTTGATTTAAATGACCAG TATGTATTGGATGCTTATCGCAAGGGGGACAAATTGAAGTTCGCAAATCACTCATCTAACCCCAACTGCTATGCAAAG GTGATGTTGGTGGCTGGCGACCATCGGGTTGGTATCTATGCGAAGGAGCATATTGAGGCTAGCGAGGAACTCTTTTATGATTATCGTTATGGGCCTGACCAGGCTCCAGCTTGGGCTAGGAGACCCAAGGGATCAAAGAAGGACGAAGCATCCGTCTCTCACCATAGAGCGCACAAAGTTGCTCGATAG
- the LOC136542680 gene encoding histone-lysine N-methyltransferase EZ3 isoform X1: protein MASLPKASDSSSQRSKRSDQGMMGRDAAAASAVPIHGNLTQLIRQIKSGRLAYIKEKLEANRKTLQRHSCALFDVAAAAEVASRGTDGGNALSQRAAEGQSRLAGSDLANGIEERDVVYMQEENLADGTLVLSSSGAAAQRTVVRFVKLPLVERIPPYTTWIFLDKNQRMADDQSVVGRRRIYYDPVGNEALICSDSDEEIPEPEEEKHFFTEGEDQLIWRATQEHGLNREVVNVLCQFIDATPSEIEERSEVLFEKNEKHSASSDKIESQLSLDKTMDAVLDSFDNLFCRRCLVFDCRLHGCSQNLVFPCEKQPYSLEPDENKKPCGHQCYLRFPQWREGFQEMHDDGLGGCATYTMESGTASHKVDVNIMSESEDSNREKGNIRSMTLVGTSGSKIISSVSAEESTTPPSADTSETENVSSDLPPSSLRKHKISKHGPRYRERSPGKRQKVFTSDISFASNILNKLSIPEIRDTRQESRESGGDKLRIVDESTKKTSSKDICGESPTTTTDNVGRESNKVSSTKNLLEHTLSCWSALERDLYLKGIEIFGKNSCLIARNLLSGLKTCMEVANYMYNNGAAMAKRPLLNKSISGDFAETEQDYMEQDMVSRTRIYRRRGRNRKLKYTWKSAGHPTVRKRIGDGKQWYTQYNPCVCQQMCGKDCPCVENGTCCEKYCGCSKSCKNKFRGCHCAKSQCRSRQCPCFAANRECDPDVCRNCWVSCGDGSLGEPPARGDGYQCGNMKLLLKQQQRILLGRSDVAGWGAFIKNPVHKNDYLGEYTGELISHKEADKRGKIYDRANSSFLFDLNDQYVLDAYRKGDKLKFANHSSNPNCYAKVMLVAGDHRVGIYAKEHIEASEELFYDYRYGPDQAPAWARRPKGSKKDEASVSHHRAHKVAR from the exons ATGGCCTCGTTGCCGAAGGCCTCCGACTCCTCCTCCCAACGATCCAAG CGGTCGGATCAGGGGATGATGGGCAGGGACGCCGCTGCCGCCTCTGCTGTCCCGATCCACGGGAACCTGACGCAGCTGATACGCCAAATCAAATCGGGGCGCCTCGCGTACATCAAG GAGAAATTGGAGGCGAACAGGAAGACGCTGCAGAGGCACTCCTGCGCGCTGTTCGacgtggcagcggcggcggaggtggcgtCGAGGGGCACCGATGGCGGCAACGCGCTGTCGCAGCGCGCGGCGGAGGGACAGTCCAGGCTCGCTGGGTCAGACCTGGCAAACGGGATAGAGGAGAGGGACGTGGTGTACATGCAGGAGGAGAACCTGGCTGACGGGACGCTCGTGCTCTCCAGCTCGGGCGCTGCCGCGCAGCGGACAGTCGTGCGGTTCGTGAAGCTGCCGTTGGTTGAGAGGATCCCTCCGTACACCACTTGGATCTTCCTGGACAA AAACCAAAGAATGGCCGACGATCAGTCAGTTGTTGGTAGGAGAAGAATTTATTATGATCCAGTCGGAAACGAGGCTCTGATCTGCAGTGACAGTGATGAAGAAATCCCAGAACCAGAGGAAGAGAAACACTTTTTCACAGAGGGAGAAGATCAATTGATATG GAGAGCTACTCAAGAGCATGGGTTAAACCGAGAGGTTGTTAATGTCCTCTGCCAGTTTATTGATGCAACCCCATCAGAAATTGAG GAAAGATCTGAAGTTCTATTTGAGAAAAATGAGAAGCACTCTGCATCTTCAGATAAGATAGAGAGCCAACTTTCTCTGGACAAAACTATGGATGCCGTTCTGGATTCTTTTGATAATCTCTTCTGCCGCAGATGCTTG GTTTTTGATTGCCGCCTCCATGGTTGCTCACAGAATTTGGTATTCCCA TGTGAGAAGCAACCCTACAGCCTTGAGCCTGATGAAAACAAGAAGCCATGTGGTCATCAGTGCTACCTTCGA TTTCCCCAGTGGAGAGAAGGATTTCAAGAGATGCATGATGATGGTCTTGGTGGCTGTGCAACATATACTATGGAATCAGGAACTGCCTCACACAAAGTTGATGTTAATATTATGTCTGAATCAGAAGATTCAAACCGAGAGAAAGGCAACATTAGATCCATGACACTAGTTGGAACCAGTGGATCAAAAATAATTTCTTCTGTTAGTGCTGAAGAAAGCACTACTCCGCCTTCAGCAGATACTTCTGAAACAGAGAATGTATCCTCTGATTTGCCTCCCAGTAGTTTAAGGAAACACAAGATTTCAAAACATGGACCTAGGTACAGGGAGCGTTCTCCTGGCAAAAGGCAGAAGGTTTTCACTTCTGACATTTCTTTTGCAAGCAATATACTGAATAAACTTTCCATCCCGGAGATTCGTGACACAAGACAAGAGTCTAGAGAATCTGGGGGTGATAAACTACGAATTGTTGACGAGTCCACTAAGAAGACTTCAAGCAAAGATATCTGTGGAGAAAGCccaactactactactgataATGTGGGAAGAGAGAGTAATAAAGTATCTTCAACAAAGAATTTATTGGAGCACACTCTTTCTTGTTGGAGTGCCTTAGAGCGAGATCTATACTTAAAGGGCATAGAGATATTTGGAAAGAACAG CTGTCTCATTGCCAGAAACTTACTATCTGGTCTGAAGACCTGCATGGAAGTGGCCAACTACATGTATAACAATGGTGCAGCGATGGCGAAGAGACCTCTCTTGAATAAATCCATCTCAGGCGACTTTGCAGAAACTGAACAAGACTACATG GAGCAAGACATGGTTTCCAGAACAAGAATCTATCGTCGGAGGGGCCGCAATCGAAAGCTGAAATATACTTGGAAGTCTGCAGGGCATCCAACTGTTAGAAAAAGAATTGGTGATGGGAAGCAATGGTACACACAATATAACCCATGTGTGTGCCAGCAAATGTGTGGTAAAGATTGCCCCTGTGTGGAAAATGGAACTTGCTGCGAAAAGTACTGTGG GTGTTCGAAGAGCTGCAAAAACAAGTTTAGAGGCTGTCATTGTGCAAAAAGTCAATGTAGAAGCAGACAGTGCCCCTGTTTTGCAGCCAATCGTGAATGTGATCCAGATGTTTGTAGGAATTGCTGGGTGAG CTGTGGAGATGGTTCACTAGGTGAGCCACCTGCGAGAGGTGATGGCTATCAGTGTGGAAATATGAAGCTCCTTTTGAAACAACAGCAAAGG ATTTTGTTAGGAAGATCTGATGTTGCAGGTTGGGGTGCATTCATTAAG AATCCTGTACATAAAAATGATTATCTTGGAGAATATACTGGTGAATTGATCTCTCACAAGGAAGCAGACAAACGCGGCAAAATTTATGACCGGGCAAACTCATCATTTCTGTTTGATTTAAATGACCAG TATGTATTGGATGCTTATCGCAAGGGGGACAAATTGAAGTTCGCAAATCACTCATCTAACCCCAACTGCTATGCAAAG GTGATGTTGGTGGCTGGCGACCATCGGGTTGGTATCTATGCGAAGGAGCATATTGAGGCTAGCGAGGAACTCTTTTATGATTATCGTTATGGGCCTGACCAGGCTCCAGCTTGGGCTAGGAGACCCAAGGGATCAAAGAAGGACGAAGCATCCGTCTCTCACCATAGAGCGCACAAAGTTGCTCGATAG
- the LOC136542680 gene encoding histone-lysine N-methyltransferase EZ3 isoform X4 produces MADDQSVVGRRRIYYDPVGNEALICSDSDEEIPEPEEEKHFFTEGEDQLIWRATQEHGLNREVVNVLCQFIDATPSEIEERSEVLFEKNEKHSASSDKIESQLSLDKTMDAVLDSFDNLFCRRCLVFDCRLHGCSQNLVFPCEKQPYSLEPDENKKPCGHQCYLRFPQWREGFQEMHDDGLGGCATYTMESGTASHKVDVNIMSESEDSNREKGNIRSMTLVGTSGSKIISSVSAEESTTPPSADTSETENVSSDLPPSSLRKHKISKHGPRYRERSPGKRQKVFTSDISFASNILNKLSIPEIRDTRQESRESGGDKLRIVDESTKKTSSKDICGESPTTTTDNVGRESNKVSSTKNLLEHTLSCWSALERDLYLKGIEIFGKNSCLIARNLLSGLKTCMEVANYMYNNGAAMAKRPLLNKSISGDFAETEQDYMEQDMVSRTRIYRRRGRNRKLKYTWKSAGHPTVRKRIGDGKQWYTQYNPCVCQQMCGKDCPCVENGTCCEKYCGCSKSCKNKFRGCHCAKSQCRSRQCPCFAANRECDPDVCRNCWVSCGDGSLGEPPARGDGYQCGNMKLLLKQQQRILLGRSDVAGWGAFIKNPVHKNDYLGEYTGELISHKEADKRGKIYDRANSSFLFDLNDQYVLDAYRKGDKLKFANHSSNPNCYAKVMLVAGDHRVGIYAKEHIEASEELFYDYRYGPDQAPAWARRPKGSKKDEASVSHHRAHKVAR; encoded by the exons ATGGCCGACGATCAGTCAGTTGTTGGTAGGAGAAGAATTTATTATGATCCAGTCGGAAACGAGGCTCTGATCTGCAGTGACAGTGATGAAGAAATCCCAGAACCAGAGGAAGAGAAACACTTTTTCACAGAGGGAGAAGATCAATTGATATG GAGAGCTACTCAAGAGCATGGGTTAAACCGAGAGGTTGTTAATGTCCTCTGCCAGTTTATTGATGCAACCCCATCAGAAATTGAG GAAAGATCTGAAGTTCTATTTGAGAAAAATGAGAAGCACTCTGCATCTTCAGATAAGATAGAGAGCCAACTTTCTCTGGACAAAACTATGGATGCCGTTCTGGATTCTTTTGATAATCTCTTCTGCCGCAGATGCTTG GTTTTTGATTGCCGCCTCCATGGTTGCTCACAGAATTTGGTATTCCCA TGTGAGAAGCAACCCTACAGCCTTGAGCCTGATGAAAACAAGAAGCCATGTGGTCATCAGTGCTACCTTCGA TTTCCCCAGTGGAGAGAAGGATTTCAAGAGATGCATGATGATGGTCTTGGTGGCTGTGCAACATATACTATGGAATCAGGAACTGCCTCACACAAAGTTGATGTTAATATTATGTCTGAATCAGAAGATTCAAACCGAGAGAAAGGCAACATTAGATCCATGACACTAGTTGGAACCAGTGGATCAAAAATAATTTCTTCTGTTAGTGCTGAAGAAAGCACTACTCCGCCTTCAGCAGATACTTCTGAAACAGAGAATGTATCCTCTGATTTGCCTCCCAGTAGTTTAAGGAAACACAAGATTTCAAAACATGGACCTAGGTACAGGGAGCGTTCTCCTGGCAAAAGGCAGAAGGTTTTCACTTCTGACATTTCTTTTGCAAGCAATATACTGAATAAACTTTCCATCCCGGAGATTCGTGACACAAGACAAGAGTCTAGAGAATCTGGGGGTGATAAACTACGAATTGTTGACGAGTCCACTAAGAAGACTTCAAGCAAAGATATCTGTGGAGAAAGCccaactactactactgataATGTGGGAAGAGAGAGTAATAAAGTATCTTCAACAAAGAATTTATTGGAGCACACTCTTTCTTGTTGGAGTGCCTTAGAGCGAGATCTATACTTAAAGGGCATAGAGATATTTGGAAAGAACAG CTGTCTCATTGCCAGAAACTTACTATCTGGTCTGAAGACCTGCATGGAAGTGGCCAACTACATGTATAACAATGGTGCAGCGATGGCGAAGAGACCTCTCTTGAATAAATCCATCTCAGGCGACTTTGCAGAAACTGAACAAGACTACATG GAGCAAGACATGGTTTCCAGAACAAGAATCTATCGTCGGAGGGGCCGCAATCGAAAGCTGAAATATACTTGGAAGTCTGCAGGGCATCCAACTGTTAGAAAAAGAATTGGTGATGGGAAGCAATGGTACACACAATATAACCCATGTGTGTGCCAGCAAATGTGTGGTAAAGATTGCCCCTGTGTGGAAAATGGAACTTGCTGCGAAAAGTACTGTGG GTGTTCGAAGAGCTGCAAAAACAAGTTTAGAGGCTGTCATTGTGCAAAAAGTCAATGTAGAAGCAGACAGTGCCCCTGTTTTGCAGCCAATCGTGAATGTGATCCAGATGTTTGTAGGAATTGCTGGGTGAG CTGTGGAGATGGTTCACTAGGTGAGCCACCTGCGAGAGGTGATGGCTATCAGTGTGGAAATATGAAGCTCCTTTTGAAACAACAGCAAAGG ATTTTGTTAGGAAGATCTGATGTTGCAGGTTGGGGTGCATTCATTAAG AATCCTGTACATAAAAATGATTATCTTGGAGAATATACTGGTGAATTGATCTCTCACAAGGAAGCAGACAAACGCGGCAAAATTTATGACCGGGCAAACTCATCATTTCTGTTTGATTTAAATGACCAG TATGTATTGGATGCTTATCGCAAGGGGGACAAATTGAAGTTCGCAAATCACTCATCTAACCCCAACTGCTATGCAAAG GTGATGTTGGTGGCTGGCGACCATCGGGTTGGTATCTATGCGAAGGAGCATATTGAGGCTAGCGAGGAACTCTTTTATGATTATCGTTATGGGCCTGACCAGGCTCCAGCTTGGGCTAGGAGACCCAAGGGATCAAAGAAGGACGAAGCATCCGTCTCTCACCATAGAGCGCACAAAGTTGCTCGATAG